A single Gemmatimonadota bacterium DNA region contains:
- the gap gene encoding type I glyceraldehyde-3-phosphate dehydrogenase, protein MAIRVGINGFGRIGRQVIRAAFEQGVADVDFVAVNDLTDTKTLAHLFKYDSIHGTFDGDVSHGEGTLDIDGHDVKVLSERDPSALPWRQLGVDIVLESTGRFTNAADAHKHIDGGARKVIISAPGKGEDITLVMGVNSDKYDNNKHHVISNASCTTNCLVPMVKVVRDAFGFRHASMVTIHSYTNDQHLLDSPHKDLRRARSAAMSMIPTTTGAAKATSLVIPEVKGKIDGISIRVPTPDVSLTELTVEVEKPTSIEAVNTAFREAADGPLNGILRYTDEPLVSCDFIGDPASCILDSLSTNVIDGTLVKVSGWYDNEWGYASRCVDLIRFVGARLG, encoded by the coding sequence ATGGCAATTCGTGTTGGCATCAACGGCTTTGGACGAATCGGACGGCAGGTAATTCGCGCCGCCTTCGAACAGGGAGTGGCAGACGTCGACTTCGTCGCTGTCAATGACCTCACTGACACGAAGACGCTGGCGCACCTCTTCAAGTACGATTCCATCCACGGCACGTTCGATGGCGACGTCTCCCACGGCGAGGGAACACTCGACATCGACGGACACGATGTGAAGGTTCTCTCCGAGCGCGACCCCTCAGCGCTGCCATGGCGCCAGCTTGGTGTCGATATCGTGCTCGAATCGACCGGCCGCTTCACCAACGCGGCCGACGCACACAAGCACATCGACGGCGGCGCCCGCAAGGTCATCATCTCGGCGCCAGGAAAGGGCGAGGACATCACGCTCGTCATGGGCGTCAACTCCGACAAGTACGATAACAACAAGCATCACGTGATTTCGAACGCGTCGTGCACGACCAACTGCCTCGTGCCGATGGTCAAGGTCGTACGCGATGCATTCGGTTTCAGGCACGCGTCGATGGTGACGATCCACAGCTACACCAACGATCAGCACCTGCTGGATTCACCGCACAAGGACCTGCGCCGCGCGCGCTCTGCGGCGATGTCGATGATCCCCACGACCACAGGAGCCGCGAAGGCGACCAGCCTCGTGATCCCCGAAGTGAAGGGCAAGATCGACGGAATCTCGATCCGCGTTCCAACTCCGGATGTGTCGCTCACCGAGCTGACTGTCGAAGTCGAGAAGCCAACCAGCATCGAAGCAGTGAACACTGCCTTCCGTGAAGCCGCCGATGGCCCGCTCAACGGAATCCTCCGCTACACCGACGAGCCGCTTGTTTCCTGCGACTTCATCGGTGATCCGGCTTCCTGCATACTGGATTCTCTGAGCACCAACGTCATCGATGGCACGCTGGTGAAGGTCTCCGGCTGGTACGACAACGAGTGGGGCTACGCCTCGCGCTGCGTCGATCTCATCAGGTTCGTCGGCGCGCGCCTCGGTTGA
- a CDS encoding phosphoribosyltransferase family protein, whose protein sequence is MARLNFPLDVTEERDLLVPVPLAPARARERGYNQSELLARLLGERWGVSVQEALVRRRATETQTRLTPGDRLRNVAGAFATVLDSRELAGRHVVLVDDVVTTAATLNACATALHTGGARIISYVTFGRARAAGDMP, encoded by the coding sequence ATGGCGCGGCTTAATTTTCCTCTGGACGTCACCGAGGAGCGCGACCTGCTCGTTCCCGTGCCGCTGGCCCCAGCGCGGGCTCGCGAGCGCGGCTACAACCAGAGCGAGCTCCTGGCGCGCCTTCTGGGCGAGCGATGGGGCGTCTCCGTGCAGGAAGCACTCGTAAGGCGCCGAGCCACCGAGACCCAGACGCGCCTGACTCCCGGCGATCGTCTGCGCAATGTGGCCGGCGCATTCGCTACTGTTCTTGATAGCAGGGAATTAGCCGGACGACACGTGGTCCTGGTGGACGACGTCGTAACCACCGCGGCCACACTGAACGCTTGCGCGACGGCGCTTCACACCGGCGGCGCACGCATCATCTCTTACGTCACATTCGGGCGAGCCCGCGCAGCGGGCGACATGCCTTAG